The genomic region CGCGACGGCGACCTGCAGTTTGAGGGCGCCATCACGGCCTACGACTACGCCCCGGCCGCCATCCAAAACCAGAATGGCATCGACCAGGCCGGCGTCAACCGCCTCACCATTCAGGTGCGCGTGAAGTACGCCAACACCAAAGACCCCAAGCAGGACTTCGAGCAGACGTTCCAGAGCAACGGCGACTTTCCGGCCGACCAGGACATTACGCGCATCAACAACGACCCCACCGCCACGCGCCGCATCACCCAGAACATCATCACCGATACCTTCAACAAGTCGGTGGCGAACTGGTAGCGGCCCGGGCGGCAGCATGGGCAACTGGGTAAATTGCTGTATTGTTGCGGCCCCACACGGTGCTGGCATACCTGCCGGTCCGCTTTTCTCGCTTCGGCCGAATGCGTTCAACTACGCCACAATTCAGCCATTTAACTCTTTCAACTAGATGACCCGCGCGTCGCTGTTACACATTCTGGACCACGTAGGCGGGATTTCGGAGGCAGAAATCCGGGAGCTGGAGCAGTTGGCCGCGGCTTTCCCGTACTGCCAGACGGCCCACTTGCTGCTGGCCAAAGCAGACCACGACCGGGGCAGCATGCTGGCCAGCCAGCGCCTGCGCCGGGCGGCAACCTACGCCGCCGACCGCCAACTGCTGCGCCAGCTATTGGAGCAGCCGGTGCAGGAGCGCTTGGCGGCCCCCGCGGCGCAGCATCTGGTGGGCACGACTGCCGCGCCGCAGTCAGCCACCGTTCAGTCCGTGGGAAACACAGCTGCTTTTCTGCAGACGCTGGAGCCCGAAGACGTACTGCCGCTGGAAAATACGCCGGAAGACGCCCTGGCCGACGGCAGCAGCGCCACGCTGGTAGAAGAAGCCCCCGCTCCCACCGCTACGCCCGCAGCAGCCATTCCGGCGGAAGCGGAAGTGCCGCTGGCCACACCCGAAGCCCCTGCCAGCGCGGACGCGGCAGCTTCGCTGGAGGCCGTAGTGCCCGCTGAAACTGCGCCAGAACCCGCAGCGCAAAGTTCTCCGGAAACCGAAGCGCCAGCCGAAACGGAAGCCCCTGCGGCTGAAGTCGTTGCTACGCCCTCCGTTTCCGTGGAGACTGAGGACGTAGCCGCTTCTCCGAATGAAGAGGCTACTACTACCACGGTTGCTGAAAATGCACTGTCTGCGGACGCGGATGAAGCGCCGGATGCCACCACTCCGGAGGCTCCAATAGCGCCTGTTTTGGCAGTGGAAGAGTTGCTGCCCCCGGTGGCGCCGCCCATCCGGCCGCCGGCAGAAGCCGGGATTTCCCGATTCGAGTTTGGGCTGGCGGCGCCGGAAGCCCTGCCGGCGCCGTCCTCCTACCAGCTCACCGGCGCCGATTCCGACGACGACCTGCCCCTGCTGCCCCCCGTAGCCAAGCCGGTAGTGCCTGCTTTTCACTCCGATGCGGCGCTGGCCTACGCCTTGCTGGGCGGCGGCAGCCGCCTCGGCTACGCCCTGCAGATGCAGGACGGCGAGCTGACCACCGGCCTGCCCATCGACGAGTTTTTTGCCCCTGATGCCCTGCTGCAGGCTCACGCCGCGGCGCACCAGCCCAGGCGCCGCCCGGCCCGCTCCTCCCTGGCCCTCATCGACCAGTTTTTGCAGAATCAGCCGCGGCTGAAGTCGGCGGCGAAACGGCCCGCCCCGGCCGAGGGGCAGGACGATTTATCGGTGCGCAGCACCAGCGTGGTGCCGCAGCTGGCCTCCGAAAGCCTGGCCAAAATTATGGTCAAACAGGGCAAAATCGACAAAGCCATTGAAATATATGAACGGCTAATGGTGCGCCAGCCGGAAAAAAGCGCGTACTTTACCGACCAAATTCACCAACTGCAAACTCCGGAGTAGATGTACACTGCGCTCATTATTGTAATC from Hymenobacter canadensis harbors:
- a CDS encoding LptE family protein, translating into MLWLACSLPLIACSFFLSGCSVYSFSGTNIDPEVKTISISTFQNNSSNGPSFLAQRFTEDFKDYFQRNTTLKLVPRDGDLQFEGAITAYDYAPAAIQNQNGIDQAGVNRLTIQVRVKYANTKDPKQDFEQTFQSNGDFPADQDITRINNDPTATRRITQNIITDTFNKSVANW